The following proteins are encoded in a genomic region of Mycobacterium sp. 155:
- a CDS encoding alpha-(1->3)-arabinofuranosyltransferase, whose product MHAERSPAAPLSRRWLWLVAAVALVLTFAQSPGQISPDTKLDLTANPLRFLARAFNLWNSDLPFGQAQNQAYGYLFPHGTFFLIGHELGIPGWITQRLWWALLLVVGFWGLLRVAEALGIGSTSSRVLGAIAFALCPRVLTTLGAISSETLPMMLAPWVLLPVILALGGTGGAGVGQRGPHNIRLMAARSAGAVALMGAVNAVATLTGCLAALIWWACHRPNKLWLRFTAWWFGCTALAITWWVIALVMLGRISPPFLDFIESSGVTTQWTSLTEMLRGTDSWTPFVAPSATAAASLVTSTVAVLATTLVAAAGLAGLALRSMPARGRLITMLLIGIVLLGLGYSGGLGSPIAHQVQAFLDGSGTPLRNLHKLEPVIRLPLALGLAHLLGRIPLPGTVPRPVWVSAYAHPERDRRVAVSIVVLAALAAGTAIAWTGRIAPPGTFSAIPQYWHDAANWLDEHNTERGRVLVAPGAPFATQVWGTSHDEPLQVLGSSPWGVRDSIPLTPPETIRALDSVQRLFAAGRPSAGLADTLARQGISYVVVRNDLDPDTSRSARPVLVHRSVEGSRGLTKVAEFGDPVGPGTLEGFIADSGLRPRYPAVQIYRVDGAAAAGKPYLVNPDTMARVDGAPEALLRLDERRRLSGLPPLGPMLLTADAQRAGLPITVGGHGVVVTDTPQAREIDYGRVDDHASAIRTPDDQRHTYNRVPDYPSRGTDPVYGHWDGGRVTVSSSAADSTALPNVAPATGPAAAIDADPSTAWVSNALQAAVGQWLQIDFDHPITNATLTITPSATAVGAQVRRIEVATATGTSTLRFDTAGKPLTIPLPVGESPWVRVTAVATDDGSPGVQFGITDLAVTQYDASGYAHPINLRHTVEVPAPPPGSTVAQWDLGTELLGRPGCAESPVGVRCAAAMALASEEPVNLSRTLTVPEPTKVRPTVWVRARQGPKLADLAAQPGTTRAFGDADPIDVLGSSFAATDGDPRTSWTAPQRVVQFNAPPTLTLKLPAAAEVGALRIDPGAAEPPAHPKLVSIDLGDGPQVHKLPGTGEPQTLKLKPRVTDTITVSLLSWNDIIDRTSLGFDQLKPPGLAEISVLDTHGQPIGAADAATNRARVVSLPCGQGPIIGVAGQFIQTSVRTTVAALLDGDPIPAQPCRTDPISLPAGQQELLVSPGAAFVVDGIALSTLNDQLPTATTTLAETPEWGPDRREVRVAPTSTSRILVVPESINPGWIARDAAGTRLEPVTVNGWQQGWVVPAGTSGTVTLSFDSNRPYRAGLIGGLALLPLLALLALLPVRRRSPELPAARPWQPGPVLTSLGVLAVGAAISGVPGLLVVAAALGVRYWLRDHESWCDRITLGLSAGGLILAGAALSQNPWRSVDGYVGHSPWVQLLALISVASVAASTVVFRPRGSGAQETQVDASAAASSSAKVSSNTSGE is encoded by the coding sequence CTGCACGCCGAACGTAGTCCCGCCGCGCCGCTGTCCCGGCGCTGGTTATGGCTGGTCGCCGCGGTCGCTCTCGTCCTGACTTTCGCGCAGTCGCCCGGGCAGATCTCCCCCGACACCAAGCTCGACCTGACCGCCAACCCGCTGCGGTTCTTGGCCCGCGCGTTCAACCTGTGGAACAGCGACCTGCCGTTCGGGCAGGCGCAGAACCAGGCTTACGGCTATCTGTTCCCGCACGGCACCTTCTTTCTCATCGGCCATGAGCTCGGGATCCCGGGCTGGATCACCCAGCGGTTGTGGTGGGCGCTGCTGCTGGTCGTCGGGTTCTGGGGCCTGCTGCGGGTCGCCGAGGCCCTGGGTATCGGCAGCACCAGCTCGCGGGTGCTCGGCGCGATCGCGTTCGCGTTGTGCCCGCGGGTGCTGACCACGCTGGGCGCGATCTCGTCGGAGACGCTGCCGATGATGCTGGCTCCGTGGGTCCTGCTGCCGGTGATCCTGGCCTTGGGCGGGACCGGAGGGGCGGGAGTAGGCCAGCGGGGACCGCACAATATCCGGTTGATGGCGGCCCGCTCAGCCGGGGCGGTCGCTCTGATGGGCGCGGTCAACGCCGTCGCGACCCTCACCGGATGCCTGGCCGCACTGATCTGGTGGGCCTGTCACCGGCCGAACAAGCTATGGCTGCGGTTCACCGCGTGGTGGTTCGGCTGCACGGCTCTGGCCATCACCTGGTGGGTGATCGCGCTAGTGATGTTGGGCCGGATCAGCCCGCCGTTCCTCGACTTCATCGAATCCTCCGGCGTCACCACGCAGTGGACCTCGCTGACCGAGATGCTGCGTGGCACCGACAGTTGGACGCCGTTCGTCGCACCCAGCGCCACCGCCGCAGCGTCGCTCGTAACCAGCACGGTCGCGGTGCTGGCCACCACGCTGGTGGCCGCGGCGGGCCTGGCCGGGCTGGCGCTGCGTTCGATGCCCGCCCGCGGCCGGCTGATCACCATGCTGCTGATCGGCATCGTGCTGCTGGGGCTGGGCTACTCCGGCGGCTTGGGCTCACCCATCGCGCATCAGGTGCAGGCCTTCCTCGACGGCTCCGGCACCCCGCTGCGCAACCTGCACAAACTCGAACCGGTGATCCGGTTGCCGCTGGCCCTTGGCCTGGCCCACCTGCTGGGCCGGATTCCGCTGCCAGGCACCGTCCCGCGCCCGGTGTGGGTGAGCGCGTACGCCCATCCGGAGCGGGACCGGCGGGTCGCGGTGAGCATCGTGGTGCTGGCCGCGCTCGCGGCGGGCACCGCGATCGCCTGGACCGGCCGCATCGCACCGCCGGGTACATTCAGCGCGATCCCGCAGTACTGGCACGACGCCGCCAACTGGCTCGACGAACACAACACCGAGCGCGGCCGCGTGCTGGTGGCGCCGGGTGCCCCGTTCGCCACCCAGGTTTGGGGCACCAGCCACGACGAACCGCTGCAGGTGCTGGGCAGCAGCCCGTGGGGTGTGCGTGACTCGATCCCACTGACCCCGCCGGAGACCATCAGGGCGCTCGATTCGGTGCAGCGTTTGTTCGCCGCCGGCCGACCCTCCGCGGGACTCGCCGATACCCTTGCCCGGCAAGGTATTTCATATGTCGTGGTGCGCAACGACCTGGATCCGGATACGTCGCGGTCGGCCCGCCCGGTGCTGGTGCACCGTTCTGTGGAAGGGTCCCGTGGGCTCACCAAAGTGGCCGAGTTCGGCGATCCGGTCGGACCTGGCACCCTGGAAGGGTTCATCGCCGACAGCGGGTTGCGGCCGCGTTACCCCGCGGTGCAGATCTACCGGGTCGACGGCGCCGCGGCGGCGGGCAAACCGTATCTGGTCAACCCCGACACCATGGCCCGCGTGGACGGCGCACCCGAGGCGCTGCTGCGTCTCGATGAACGCCGCCGCCTGTCCGGCCTGCCGCCACTCGGACCGATGCTCCTGACGGCCGACGCGCAGCGTGCCGGACTGCCCATCACCGTCGGCGGCCACGGCGTAGTCGTCACCGATACCCCGCAGGCCCGCGAGATCGACTACGGCCGGGTCGACGACCATGCCTCTGCAATCCGCACGCCCGACGATCAACGGCACACCTACAACCGGGTGCCGGACTACCCGTCCCGCGGGACCGACCCGGTGTACGGCCACTGGGACGGCGGGCGCGTGACGGTGTCGAGTTCGGCGGCGGATTCGACGGCCCTGCCCAACGTCGCTCCCGCGACGGGACCGGCCGCGGCGATCGATGCCGACCCGTCGACCGCGTGGGTGTCCAACGCCCTGCAGGCCGCCGTCGGCCAGTGGCTGCAGATCGATTTCGACCATCCGATCACCAACGCGACCCTGACCATCACCCCGAGTGCCACCGCCGTAGGCGCACAGGTCCGCCGCATCGAGGTGGCCACCGCGACCGGCACCAGCACGCTGCGGTTCGACACCGCGGGTAAGCCGCTGACCATACCGCTGCCGGTCGGGGAATCCCCGTGGGTGCGGGTCACCGCGGTGGCCACCGACGACGGCTCTCCGGGCGTGCAGTTCGGCATCACCGATCTGGCCGTCACTCAGTACGACGCATCCGGCTACGCCCACCCCATCAACCTGCGGCACACCGTGGAGGTACCCGCGCCGCCGCCGGGTTCGACTGTGGCGCAATGGGATCTGGGTACCGAGCTGCTGGGCCGGCCCGGATGCGCGGAAAGCCCCGTCGGGGTGCGATGCGCTGCGGCGATGGCGCTGGCCTCCGAGGAGCCGGTGAACCTCAGCCGCACGCTGACCGTTCCGGAGCCCACCAAGGTACGCCCGACGGTGTGGGTGCGGGCCCGCCAAGGCCCCAAGCTGGCCGATCTGGCCGCTCAACCGGGCACCACCCGAGCGTTTGGGGACGCCGATCCGATCGACGTGCTCGGCTCGTCATTCGCGGCCACCGACGGCGATCCCCGCACGTCGTGGACGGCTCCGCAGCGGGTGGTTCAGTTCAATGCGCCACCCACGCTGACGCTCAAGCTCCCTGCCGCGGCCGAAGTGGGTGCGCTGCGCATCGATCCGGGCGCGGCTGAGCCGCCGGCTCATCCGAAGCTGGTGTCGATCGACCTTGGCGACGGTCCGCAGGTGCACAAGCTGCCGGGGACCGGTGAACCGCAGACGCTCAAGCTCAAACCGCGGGTGACGGACACCATCACGGTCTCACTGCTGAGCTGGAACGACATCATCGACCGCACCTCACTCGGTTTCGATCAGCTCAAACCGCCTGGGCTGGCCGAGATTTCGGTGCTCGATACTCATGGCCAGCCGATCGGTGCCGCCGACGCCGCCACCAACCGTGCCCGCGTCGTCTCACTGCCGTGCGGGCAGGGTCCGATCATCGGTGTGGCAGGGCAGTTCATTCAGACCTCGGTCCGCACCACTGTCGCGGCGCTGCTCGACGGCGACCCGATCCCGGCCCAGCCGTGCCGCACTGATCCGATATCGCTGCCGGCCGGCCAGCAGGAGCTGCTCGTCAGCCCGGGGGCCGCATTCGTCGTCGACGGCATCGCGCTGTCCACGCTCAATGACCAACTACCCACGGCGACAACAACTCTCGCTGAGACACCGGAGTGGGGACCGGACCGTCGAGAGGTGCGGGTGGCGCCCACGTCGACCTCGCGGATCCTGGTGGTGCCCGAGAGCATCAACCCCGGCTGGATTGCCCGCGACGCGGCGGGGACCCGGCTCGAACCGGTAACCGTCAACGGATGGCAACAGGGCTGGGTGGTTCCGGCCGGAACCTCAGGCACGGTGACCTTGTCGTTCGACTCCAACCGGCCTTACCGGGCCGGTTTGATCGGCGGGCTGGCACTGCTGCCGCTGCTGGCACTGTTGGCGCTGCTGCCGGTGCGGCGCCGGTCCCCGGAACTGCCTGCGGCCCGGCCGTGGCAGCCCGGTCCGGTGCTCACGAGCCTGGGCGTGCTCGCGGTGGGCGCGGCGATTTCCGGGGTGCCGGGACTGCTCGTCGTCGCGGCCGCCCTAGGTGTGCGCTACTGGCTGCGCGACCATGAATCCTGGTGTGACCGAATCACACTCGGCTTGTCGGCG